A stretch of the Bacillus licheniformis DSM 13 = ATCC 14580 genome encodes the following:
- a CDS encoding tryptophan RNA-binding attenuator protein inhibitory protein, with protein MVIATDDLETTCPNCNGSGREEPEPCPKCSGKGVILTAQGSTLLHFIKKHLNE; from the coding sequence ATGGTGATTGCAACGGACGATTTGGAAACGACATGTCCAAATTGCAATGGAAGCGGAAGAGAAGAGCCGGAGCCTTGTCCAAAATGTTCGGGAAAAGGCGTGATTTTGACGGCGCAGGGCAGCACATTGCTCCATTTTATAAAAAAACATCTCAACGAATAA
- a CDS encoding RDD family protein, with protein MLYILQYARFWVRAGAWLIDCVLAVGLHFSSAWIFGDGSHEVAAAALLVYVLYPLLMPLTKLQGTIGKAIFRIRIVSDDTGRRIKLWQAFVRYIVSWVHIFFGLLYLTVVFSGTKQAVHDFAARTYVMKTSDTE; from the coding sequence ATGTTATACATATTGCAATACGCTCGTTTTTGGGTTAGAGCGGGTGCATGGTTGATCGATTGCGTATTGGCGGTCGGGTTACACTTTTCATCCGCATGGATATTCGGCGACGGATCTCATGAAGTTGCTGCAGCCGCCCTGCTGGTATACGTTTTGTATCCGCTTCTGATGCCGCTGACAAAGCTCCAGGGCACGATTGGAAAAGCAATTTTTAGAATTCGTATCGTTTCTGATGATACGGGCCGACGGATTAAGCTTTGGCAGGCTTTCGTGCGCTACATCGTCTCATGGGTGCATATCTTTTTCGGTCTGCTGTATTTAACCGTCGTTTTTTCAGGAACGAAACAAGCGGTCCACGATTTCGCGGCTAGAACATATGTCATGAAAACGTCCGACACTGAGTAA
- a CDS encoding DMT family transporter, which translates to MSRAEKSTAEQSGHIQHGVRKAAGVVFMVFGTMCFASKSIFVKWAYEQGAQPEAVLLYRQLFAAPLFWLIFIVYRSKLPAKPEKAEIFKACAAGLLCFFLSPLLDFIGLHGVSATVERMIVMSYPMFVLIITAFVNKKMVSGKTFAAILLVNAGLFLAVGGWDVQALEANLSGAFLILLSAVAYAAYLVVAGGLVRQIGGIRMNAYGMSAASLAMAGYALLRSLREQPGIVLSYPPAMYGFFMIIAAVTTVIPFLFMLEGMKRIGAERGAVISMIGPVLTIFGGVLFLNERLTPVQWLGCLLVHLTVSLLEYRK; encoded by the coding sequence TTGAGTCGAGCAGAGAAGAGTACAGCTGAGCAGAGCGGCCATATTCAACACGGTGTTCGAAAAGCGGCCGGGGTCGTTTTTATGGTCTTTGGGACGATGTGTTTTGCTTCAAAATCCATTTTTGTCAAATGGGCTTATGAACAAGGTGCACAGCCGGAAGCGGTGCTGTTGTACCGGCAATTATTTGCGGCGCCGCTGTTTTGGCTGATTTTTATTGTGTATCGCTCAAAGCTTCCGGCTAAGCCTGAAAAAGCGGAGATTTTTAAAGCTTGTGCGGCCGGATTGCTTTGTTTTTTTCTATCGCCATTGCTTGATTTTATCGGCCTTCACGGTGTTTCTGCAACCGTTGAACGGATGATTGTGATGAGCTACCCCATGTTCGTATTGATCATAACCGCCTTTGTAAATAAAAAAATGGTCTCGGGTAAAACGTTTGCTGCCATCTTGCTTGTGAATGCCGGGCTGTTTTTGGCTGTCGGCGGATGGGATGTGCAAGCATTGGAAGCGAACCTGTCAGGGGCTTTTTTGATCCTATTGTCCGCTGTCGCTTATGCGGCCTATCTTGTTGTGGCGGGAGGACTTGTCCGTCAAATCGGAGGGATTCGAATGAATGCCTATGGAATGTCGGCAGCAAGTCTTGCGATGGCCGGTTATGCGCTGCTTCGCTCGCTGAGAGAACAACCGGGAATCGTGCTTTCTTATCCTCCCGCAATGTATGGTTTTTTTATGATCATTGCGGCGGTGACGACGGTCATTCCTTTTTTATTCATGCTGGAAGGCATGAAGCGGATAGGAGCGGAACGAGGGGCCGTCATTTCCATGATCGGCCCCGTCCTCACCATCTTCGGAGGTGTTTTGTTTTTAAACGAACGTTTAACTCCCGTTCAGTGGCTGGGGTGCTTGCTAGTGCACCTGACGGTTAGTCTGCTGGAATACCGGAAATAG